The segment AGCAGATACAAACACTGTTATAATCTTATAGACCCAGTATGAGTGCcaacattaatgttattatttacacctgtacttttcctGCTTGAACAAGTCAAagtgtttgctgtgaaaaaggtccacTGATTAGAAGCGAGGGACTAAAACAACCACGTTGGCAGAAGTTGgatgtgtgtttactggtttCAGCCCCAACATCTCAGGTATAAATGTTTATCCTCTCTGATGTAATGATCATTTATTGTTAACTGTAAGAAATACACATAACATGTTTAATGGAGTTTAAGAGTTATAGTGTGGACAATTTGTAGAAAATTGCGGATTgatttacagaaaacagaaaagaagaataaaaaaacaaaaatgctctCAAGCTTTCTTCAGATGTCCTTCATGTACAacatattatactattattagTCCTATTCTGCATGTTCTGCAATGTTTTAAGTTACCATAAACTTCTGCAGTTTCCACCACAGAAACCACCATCACCGTCCATAgacagcttcacatctttctgtTCTCACTTCAGCagtttttacagcttttcaatgaaaatataatgcagTTCAACACTAAAATATCTGGTATGAAGAACCCATACactataaaaacagaaaataacagtaataattgtGATGAGATACAGAGTAAGAAAAATAATGGCACCCCCAAGTTAAAATCAACGTTTTCCTTGTCAGAATATGACgtcaaataaatactgaacTATGTAAGGTAGATTCTGTActagaggaagaagcaggaaggAAGTGAATTTCAGGTGTCAGAGCTTCATGCTGTGCATCTGCCCGCAACTCTCACAATGACCAACAGTTCATTCTGTCCTCTTAAGTCTTTACTCTGTAAGAGGACTGCTGttgattttgaccatttatttatagatttgatgttttatgaGCTTTCATAAACACAGCAGGTGTAGTAAGGCCAttaaaaaattaatataatCAACTTTGTGTTTAGAAGCGGAGGGACAACAACAGCCATGTTGTTGGCAGAAGCTGGCTGTGTGTTTATGGCTTTCATTCTGTGCATCTCAGGTATGAATTATTGTTTATCTCTTCTTATATAATGACTGTAAACATGATATATACAATATGAGATTATTaactgtaatctgtaaataatgttttacttgATTATAGGAGTTAAAGTGTGAACAACTTGAAGAAAATTGCAGATTATACATCAAATGTCCTTCATTtacaatatttcatattatcAATATTTAGTGATTAGTACTAGAAGAACGTTATAATTATGAATCAATGCTTCTGTTAAAGGGGTTCAGGGACAAGCAAACAGCATCTGTGCCTTAAAAGGTTCATCAGTGGATCTGCCCTGCTCAGCTCAACATCCCACTTCAAGCAGGAAATGGTTCACTGCACACTACGCTGGCTCCAAGCTTGTTTTCAATGAGCTGTTTACAGATGGAAATCATGTAACGTACAACATGTCTGAAGAGAGTCATCCAACTCTAACAATAAATAATCTAAGAGAGAGTGATGCAAAGTCTTACTGCTGTACAGAGAATGCAGAAAACCCACAAGACTGCATACAAAGTACAATCTCCCTCCATGTTGCAGGTACAGTGGTTTTCACTAATGTATTACTTTAAGAATGAAATCAGAATATGAATTCTTACATTATTCACCATCATCTCAGACCTGCAGGTGAAGGTGATTCCTGCcacagagggacagacagtATCACTGATTTGTAGCTCCAGTTGTCCTCTGACTGAAAACCCTGCAGcctacatctggtacaagaaCAGAGAGTTTCTCTATCAGGACTGGTCTCCCTGGTACCAACAGCTGGTCAGCAGTGAGGAAGCAGTCAGATACTCCTGTGCTATCAAAGACTACGAGCATCTCAGAGCTCCTGAAGTCTCAGTGGGTGGGTGACAACATTTGGCTCCTTTTCATGTTACAAAACTCCACTTTAAACACTTTCAAGaatatttttactatttaagCTTTGCCTTAAATTGTAAAGCCTATGAAATACTGTAACTAAGTGTTTATCAGTTAAAGTActaaatgttatttgtttttgttcagattctgtcaCATCGACCTGCTTTACTGTGACCTACGCTGAAGGAAGAATGTGTTCTTATAAGCAGACATCAGTGGATGAGTCCTGCTCCATCACATATCCCAGAGGTTAACTTTCTCCAAACATCcataaacatttacacaaacaccaCTCCCACCCCCCACACCTAGAACAcctttaaacaatattttaacattttgacatgCTTACTGCAGTTCTACACATTATTGTTTTCTACACTAATTTTGTGatcaatatattatttttatttaattcaacatgacacacataaagtgttgaaaaatgtttttaacatctcCTAACAGAAGTAGGTCTACAAAGGACTCCTGCAGAGGTGAATCATGTTAGACTGACCTGTATCACCAGCTGTCCACTGGCTGACATCCAAACTGCCTATAGATGGTACAAGAACAGACTCTTAATGTCTGAGAAGAAACAGCAGTTTTCAGTTCACAGCTCCTCTCCTGATATCTTCTCCTGTGCTGTCAAAGACCACGAGGATCTTCACTCTGCTGAAGTCTGTGAGTATAAACCAACTTACagtctgttattactgttatattatAGGATGGCACATTTGTCTTTAGTTTGCATACTTATTGGgcaacatgaaatatatttcagaggtgttgattcaacctcattttcattttctttgcagtGTTATTAATCCATTATCTGACTTATGATCTAGTCAGTGATGGAGGTGATCTGCTGGTAACCAGTGTGtcttattaaagacaacatgaACTGCTGATTAGTGTTTGAGTTGATATGACTCACTTGTGAAGCTGTAAATCACAGTCTGTATAACGACAACacataataattacacaataattacacattAGAAATTTGAAAATACTTAACCATTTCATTTTAGAGATTGTACCataaagaaaaattaaatgcaaGCTTCAGTATAAAtccaaacaatgttttacattttttgcaaaaaaCTAATATGAGGTGTTTAAAGAGGTGCTTTAGCTGCTTTCACATTGTGTGATATTTCCTGATTTGcagaaaacatgatttataaaaAACACCTGAACTTTTaccacagatttttttatttaagtattaGGCAAGGCTACTTTAGCAATTATTTAGAGTGACCCTATTTTAAGTCTTTAATCTATATTTCAGGTGTTGATGATGAGAACTGCTGGAGTGTAAATTATATCAGAAGGAGAATCTGCGCCCTGAAAGGCTCTtcagttgacatttcaagtgaATATTTGTATCCTGACAACCAGCAGCCTGAGTCTAAAGTCTGGTATAAAATAAAGAGAAGTGGTGTGTACGAAATTGTGAGGCCGACTAAAGATGCAGTTCGTGTGCAGTATcatgacaacatgaacaaccagCACATCCTGAGAATCAATAACCTGAAGAAGACTGACTCAGCAGAATACACATTCAGACTCCTAAAAGATGATGTAGTACGGAAGGGTAATCCACCTGGAGTGACTTTGATTGTCTCAGGTAATTCCTGTCTGTATACTTTTCAATAGAGACTGTGCTGCTCCCTCACCATGTACTAATAGCAGTCAGAAGACTTTATTCTTTAATACCTGTACAAGAGGACTAAAGGCTGGTTCATACTTAATATGAGAACATTAACAAAAGAGTAGAAAGTCAAAAAGATGTAATTGTAACTAAATTAAATGCACACAATAAGCTGTATGCAGGGTCATGCACCACCTGAAAGTCATAACAATAAAGTGTAAAGAtgcatctgtgttttgtcaaaatgagaCCAGTGATTTCTTAAATATCACACAATAAATCATTCACAGTGAAGCCATGGTCCAATTATTCACAGTTTTAAGAACTTTAACAGATAAATCTTAATTTCACAACTTTGGCTTAATTAGGAGCCTGTATTCTGTCTACTGCCTCAATGGtctaattaaaacatcatgcatatttaaatgtgtcaaatcATTGTAGAAGTTGTATCTCCACTAAAACagtgtaggagagagagagagttcaacATGCtgcaacttaaaaaaaagcatgttaacaggcatatgaataaaacattttcaccacTTTGACACACAGTATAAAGAAATGTGCTTCTAATATAGgaaacacaagcaaataaaaGGGAAGTTACTGAAATAAAGAAGTGTCTGGGGGACATAAAAAACTGATGTCAGGATTTGCTGTCTGGTGTTCAAAAATGAGCtaacaatgtttgttttagtttcaaatTCATTTTGTGTGTAACCTACAAGCCTATTTACTACTCTGTACAGTTtgcattgtttatttatttgcagtgtaTTTCTTTATGTTACATATGTGTCAAAAAGACGAAGatcttcatttgtttgtgttttaataagtTGCAGTGCATTGAGCTCTATCAGCCACCATAGTTAGAGAGGAGATCAGAATGGATGGATGAGCCTACAAAGGCTGTGACTCTGACACAGGAGTCTGTGCTTCATGTCTCATCTTCtacaaagcatttttttaacCATGATGGTGATTTTAACTAGTACagtagttttagttgcctaaacctGTCTGGACCTTAAACATAGGAGTggcagattagaaaacacttactgtatatgagttgtttttttaatcatcatgtCATCTGGGTTGTTTTGAAGGACAGTGACAAACCTAGTTTGTAATTTATGTATGAGGACTTTTGAGATGATACGTCtcttttacatttactgactAATCTAATAATCTTTCAGACTTGGAAGTTAAGTTGCATCCTGCTGTGGTGACAGAGGGCCAGAGAGTCACACTGACCTGCAGTACCAGCTGTCCTCTGACTGACGACACAAACTACATTTGGTACTTGAACAGTCAACCTCTGACGGTGCCAGAGAGCCAAAACAAACACCTGGTTCTAGACTCAGTCAGCATTCAGCATGCAGGAAACTACTCATGTGCTGTCAAAACCCACCAAAACATCAACTCTGGTGAAAAGACTCTCACTGTCCAAAGTATCACAGGAacatcaacagcagcagttgCAAGAGTTGTTGCTGCTCTCCTGGTTATAATACCACTCACTGTCTTCCTCTGGATTAGGTGAGAAACACTGAGCTTTGTTGCAGAGTCATGACATTTACACACTAACCTGACATCatctattcatttttatattcactcATTTCACTAAACAGGAGAAAGAGGTCCTCCAGCCGTTCTCCTAGACTTGAAACATCAGACAATATGGAgcaggtaaaataaaataatttaaacaattctgctacattacataacattatTGCCCACAACCCTGTTTAAATGCTTTTCTTGCAGGTTATTTCTTTACTAAACactgttttatcattattttcagtgttcataATTCTCTTAGAGAAACCCTAAATGgggaaaagtatttttattgttattcattGACTTAATCATACAAACTGTTGATCAGGGGAAAAATGTCCTgatacaagatgttttttttccctttatcaGCAACATCAGAGGCTATACAGAGTATGACGTGCTCTAGTCAGTTGAGCAGCAGCAAGCTGACAACGTGTCTCCTTACAATGACAGCATTCAAATGTCAGTCAATCGCTACAAAGGGAAACACCCACCCACAGGCCTGAAGCTGAGACACTGTTTCCgcaaatatgtccaaaaacgGTTTGAGCTTCTTTTGAAACATTGAGAATTATACACAATATCTGCAGTTTCATGATTGTTTATATTTCCTTTCACAAAATGTGGAgagaattcaaatttcagtttggCTTTAATGACAGGTCACTAAGATCTAAAACTCACATTGTAGGtcatttttacttaattaattaaaaacacttcagacCTTCGTAGACTTTCAAGAAAGTAGGATTTTTTACCTGAGTGTGCAGGATTTGCGGTTCCTTCTCAAagaacagaatattttaaattctgctGCATTGGAAAAACATCACCTTCGTCTGTCCTGCTTCCCCTCAGATGGGATGATCCTTCAagttacacaaaacaacacagaagtaCATTGTACAGTACCATTAGTTTTATGGGTCCAAATTTTGCAGCGTAGATGTGCTGTATATCTACAATTTCTTCTACTGCAGTCCACATTACACAGCTACATTAGTCTTCCAACACAAATCAGCCATTTGTAAATCATTGGATATGGatcaatcattcattcattcattcattaatcatttatcattgaTATCATGAAGATTACTCTGACCTAAAACtatctgtaaaagaaaataaacatattttggacAAACTAATTATCCTTCTAAGGCTGTGAGGTCAGCAGTTACTCCTTATTATTAGAGGTTTAATGCCCCACAatgtgtcacatcttgcctggacttaaggtgtttttttggtgttatgttgtgttctgtatggtctcctggttttgcacgttTGTTTAGTCCCTCGGTTCATCACTGCATCAttggtttgttggtttgttgggctgtgtgcttgggtttgtgtttgtgggtgtttttggatgggttagtgtagatggcattcagtttgttttctgggtttttgttctgtttcatttgtgtgttcatgtactcctccacacctgccctgcatttggacttgttagccctgccctgctgtcttccccacacctgccctgtgttagcctcgtcagccctgccccgctccctgtgtgtcctcagccaatcagctccctgtatgttcattcccctctcgagttctccacccatctccccacctgcacctcatctccttgttagttcagtttctttaagttctggttttctgttcagtctttgttggattgttttgtgttgttccttctgcGAGTTCTGTTCAGCCTTGTTTACCTGTCCGTGACCGTCCACAATTAAAGAGTTTTTcgtcatatctgcattccggtctctgcgtttgggtccactcccAAACTGTAAACTAATATTATCTGTCTTGTCTTCTCATCAGTTAAACCCTGGTCctgtgaatgaaaacatctcAGCCCAACCAACACAGCAGGATGATCTTCACTGTAGCAGAGTCTACTTCTCTGAGACCCAGACAGATCCTCTCTACTCCAACGTCCAGCCACACCAGCCTAAAGAACAGGACGATGTTGCTTGTGCTGTTGTCAACTTTAGACCCAACAGGACCCCAAAGTGATCAACGATTACAACTGATTCAAGATCCACTTAGTGACCTTGCTCATCTTGAACAGTACTATTTTCAACAACCCTTCAATACACATATAGTGTTGGGGTGTATCTGACACACCACAGGTCTGATGTTAATAAATCTTGGTGAGATGTTTCACAGTGGAAAACCTTTCTGCATGATATATGCCAGACTTCAATGTCACATTTCAAAGTTTCTAATCTCTGGCACCGTTACACTCCACTCCATGTTTACCAGCAGTTACCCAAAAGTACTGAACACTTTGAAAACTTGTAATATAGAGAACAATTATTGTGATATGTGTTTTGGCTTGTGTCCCTCATCAGTggaacacacagagaacatttcAATGAGATGAAGTATGATGTATATATTTGGACCACATTTTCACATGCTGTCTTGCTTTGTGCGGATTTTTAGATTTGTTGTGGATTGTTGACGGACATTTTGCATCACTGAGAACAAAATACTTATAGTAGATTAACCAATGGCATTGCCAGACCACAATACAATGCCATGTAAGCTTATTGAAgcgttttgtgtttttttctggtgtgCTTCATGTTGTGTTACTGTGCTTTCTGTTTGATTTGCAGTTATAACTGTAAAAATGCTTttgtaaaacttattttgctcTCGGAAACATGTTCTACTCTGCATGTTCTGTAGTATATGATGTGAACATAAAAATCATGTCTGCAGCTTCCTCttcacaagtgtttttttttcaccatgaaacaaacacagacagcctCACACCTCTCTGACCAACACTGACAACTTTGACACCTTTTTATGATAACTTGATGCAGCTTAACACTGCTGCATGTTGCATGATGAGCCAATACATTacttaaaaatgagaaacaatGACACCTTAAAGTAAATATGAAGGTTCTCCATGttaaaatatgacatcaaaAACTAAACAACTGCTGCACTACACAGATTGTTTGTCTGTGGTTTTACTAAGAATTATAATGAGGAAGGAGGTTTAATTTTGGTATCAGAGCTACATGCAGCATGTCTGCCAGCCGCCCTTAcactgaccaacagtccattcTGGCTTCAGTCATTTCTCTATAAACCTGCTCTTAATTTAGACTCTTCAGTAAGGTCAGCAGTTATGATGCAGCAGATACAAACACTGTTATACAATCAACTTATAGACGCAGTATTGGTGCCAACAttgatgttattatttacacctgtaaTTTTTCTGCTTGAAAAAGTCAAggtgtttgctgtgaaaaaggtccacTGATTAGAAGCGAGGGACTAAAACAACCATGTTGTTGGCAGAAGTTGGATGTGTGTTCACTGGTTTCAGCCCCAACATCTCAGGTATAAATGTTTATCCTCTCTGATGTAATGatcatttactgtaaactgtaagACATACACATAACATGTTTAATGGAGTTTAGGAGTTATAGTGTGAACAATTTGTAGAAAACTGCAGATtgatacagaaaacagaaaggaagaataaaaaaacaaaaatgctctCAAGCTTTCTTCAGATGTCCTTCATGTACAacatattatactattatttGTCCTATTCTGCATGATCTGCAGTGTTTTAAGTTACCATAAACTTCTGCAGTTTCCACCACAGAAACCACCATCACCGTCCATAGACAGCTTCACATCTCTCTGTTCTCACGTCAGTAGTTTTTACAActtttcaatgaaaatataatgcagTTTAACACTAAAATATCTGGCATGAAGAACCAATACactataaaaacagaaaataacagtaataattgtGATGAGATACAGAGTAAGAAAAATAATGGCACCCCCAAGTTAAAGTCAGAGTTTTCCTTGTCAGaatatgacatcaaataaaTACTAAACTATGTGAGGTAGATTCTGTActagaggaagaagcaggaaggAAGTGAATTTTAGGTGTCAGAGTTTCATGCTGTGCATCTGCCCGCAACTCTCACAATGACCAACAGTCCATTCTGTCCTCTTAAGTCTTTACTCTGTAAGAGGACGGCTGCTGATTTTGACcatttatttatagttttgatgttttatgagCTTTCATAAACACAGCAGGTGTGGTAAGGCCAttaaaaaattaatataatCAACTTTGTGTTTAGAAGCAGAGGGACTACAACAGCCATGTTGTTGGCAGAAGCTGGCTGTGTGTTTATGGCTTTCATTCTGTGCATCTCAGGTATGAATTATTGTTTATCTCTTCTTATATAATGACTGTAAACATGATATATACAATATGAGATTATTaactgtaatctgtaaataatGATTTACTTGATTATAGGAGTTAAAGTGTGCACAACTTGAAGAAAATTGCAGATTATACATCAAATGTCCTCCATTTATAATATTTCATACTATCAATATTCAGTGATTAGTACTAGAAGAATGTTATAATTATGAATCAATGCTTCTGTTAAAGGGGTTCAGGGACAAGCAAACAGCATCTGTGCCTTAAAAGGTTCATCAGTGGATCTGCCCTGCTCAGCTCAACATCCCACTTCAAACAAGAAATGGTTCACTGTACAATACGCTGGCTCCAAGCTTGTTCTCAATGAGCTGTTTGCAGATGAAAATCGTGTAATGTACAACATGTCTGAAAAGAGTCATCCAACTCTAACAATAAATAATCTAAGAGAGAGTGATGCAAAGTCTTACTGCTGTAGTGAGAATGCAGAAAACCCACAAGACTGCAGGCAAAGTGAAATCTTCCTCCGTGTTGCAGGTACAGTGGTTTTCACTAATGTATTACTTTAAGAGTGAAATCAGAATATGAATTCTTACATTATTCACCATCATCTCAGACCTGCAGGTGAAGGTGATTCCTGCcacagagggacagacagtATCACTGATATGCAAAACCAGTTGTCCTCTGACTGAAAACCCTGCAGcctacatctggtacaagaaCAGAGAGTTTCTCTATCAGGACTGGTCTCCCTGGTACCAACAGCTGGTCAGCAGTGAGGAAGCAGTCAGATACTCCTGTGCTATCAAAGACTACGAGCATCTCAGAGCTCCTGAAGTCTCAGTGGGTGAGTGACAACATTTGGCTCCTTTTCATGTTACAAAACTTCAAGTTAAACACTTTCAAGAATATTTTTACTAGTTAAGCTTTGCCTTAAATTATAAAGCCTATGAAATACTGTAACTAAGTGTTTACCATTTGAATTActaaatgttatttgtttttgttcagattctgtcaCATCGACCTGCTTTACTGTGACCTACGCTGAAGGAAGAATGTGTTCTTATAAGCAGACATCAATGGATGAGTCCTGCTCCATCACATATCCCAGAGGTTAACTTTcttaacaatattttaagaacAGACATCTTATTGACcatgaatcatttattttcatatcaatattttcatgtcatatctttgctttctttattttctaatttttactgttactgacatgtttactacagttcttcacattcttcttttCTGCACTAACCACactttaaaaactttgtaatcaatatattatttttatttaattcaacatGACACATaaactgttgaaaaatgtatttaacatcTCCTAACAGAAGTAGGTCTACAAAGGACTCCTGCAGATGTGTACCATGTTAGACTGACCTGTAACACCAACTGTCCACTGACTGACATCCAAACTGCCTATAGATGGTACAATAACAGACGTTTAATGTCTGTGAAGAAACAGCAGCTTTCAGTTCCCAGCCACTCTGCTGATATCTTCTCCTGTGCTGTCAAAGACCACGAGGATCTGCACTCTGCTGAAGTCTGTGAGTATAAACCAACTTACAGTCTGTTATTGCTGTTATATTATAGGATGGCACATTTGTCTTTAGTTTGCATGCTTATTGGgcaacatgaaatatatttcagaggtgttgattcaacctgactttcatttttttgtagtgtTATTAATCCATTATCTGACTTATGATTTAGTCAGTGATGGAGGTGATCTGCTGGTAACCAGTGTGtcttattaaagacaacatgaACTGCTGATTGGTGTTTGAGTTGATATGACTCGCTTGTGAAGCTGTAAATCACAGTCTGTATAACGACAACacataataattacacaataattacacattagaaatttaaaaatacttaacCGTTTCATTTTAGAGATTGTGCCataaagaaaaattaaattcaAGCTTCAGTATAAAtccaaacaatgttttacactttttgtaaAGGAGCCATATAAAGCATTAAAGAGACACTTTCGCTGCTTTCACATTGTGTGATATTTCCTGATTtgcaaaaaacatgatttataaaaaacacctgaatttttaccacagatttttttatttaagtattaGGCAAGGCTACTTTAGCAGTTATTTAGAGTGACCCTATTTTAAGTCTTTAATCTATATTTCAGGTGTTGATTATAATAACTGCTGGAGTGTAAATTACATAAGAAGGAGAATCTGCGCCCTGGAAGGCTCTTCAGTGAACATTTCAAGTGAATATTTGTATCCTGACAACCAGCAGCCTGAGTCTAAAGTTTGGTATAAAATGAAGAGAAGTGGTGAGGAGGAAGCTGTGGAGCTGACTGAGGATGCAGTTCATGTGCAGTATCttgacaacatgaacaaccagCACATCCTGAGAA is part of the Thunnus albacares chromosome 3, fThuAlb1.1, whole genome shotgun sequence genome and harbors:
- the LOC122976353 gene encoding uncharacterized protein LOC122976353 codes for the protein MSEESHPTLTINNLRESDAKSYCCTENAENPQDCIQSTISLHVADLQVKVIPATEGQTVSLICSSSCPLTENPAAYIWYKNREFLYQDWSPWYQQLVSSEEAVRYSCAIKDYEHLRAPEVSVDSVTSTCFTVTYAEGRMCSYKQTSVDESCSITYPREVGLQRTPAEVNHVRLTCITSCPLADIQTAYRWYKNRLLMSEKKQQFSVHSSSPDIFSCAVKDHEDLHSAEVLLLIHYLTYDLVSDGGDLLVTSVSY
- the LOC122972160 gene encoding contactin-5-like yields the protein MNNQHILRINNLKKTDSAEYTFRLLKDDVVRKGNPPGVTLIVSDLEVKLHPAVVTEGQRVTLTCSTSCPLTDDTNYIWYLNSQPLTVPESQNKHLVLDSVSIQHAGNYSCAVKTHQNINSGEKTLTVQSITGTSTAAVARVVAALLVIIPLTVFLWIRRKRSSSRSPRLETSDNMEQLNPGPVNENISAQPTQQDDLHCSRVYFSETQTDPLYSNVQPHQPKEQDDVACAVVNFRPNRTPK